One genomic region from Vibrio cyclitrophicus encodes:
- a CDS encoding LacI family DNA-binding transcriptional regulator, giving the protein MSITFKDVAKLAGVSTQTVSRVTNGSQDVAESTRNKVNAAIKQLGYVPNKGAQMLSRAKSTSVGLVTLDMALHGAAMIANGVRMQAHDMSYGVAFSVVSEPNLANTREAIRELIAQQVDSIILNVPLKSADAELLVDQYQHLNLIFIDVPSNSQVNYVCGDHAEGAKLAAQHLLESGRTDFLLITGPNESSASKIRHQSWLAALSDADSKVKYQYQGNWQAESGYLGVREAVAKQTRFDAVLVASDQMALGVLRALQELQIKVPEKVAVVGFDGIEDSAFFNPPLTTIKQDFTTIGRQAVVIAEKLSANSQDALLQQHIETQLIHRESSQSKVTAHYEKQQIEQLLSKIHSLLPE; this is encoded by the coding sequence ATGAGTATCACCTTTAAAGACGTAGCAAAACTGGCAGGGGTATCCACCCAAACAGTATCTCGAGTAACCAATGGCTCACAAGACGTCGCGGAATCCACCCGCAATAAGGTTAACGCCGCCATAAAGCAACTTGGCTATGTGCCCAATAAAGGTGCTCAAATGCTCAGTCGAGCCAAGTCCACCAGCGTTGGCTTAGTCACTCTCGATATGGCCTTACACGGTGCCGCAATGATCGCAAATGGTGTGCGAATGCAGGCTCACGATATGAGTTATGGCGTTGCTTTCTCTGTTGTTTCCGAGCCCAACCTCGCGAATACCCGAGAGGCAATTCGTGAACTGATAGCCCAACAAGTCGACAGCATCATTCTCAATGTGCCTTTAAAGAGTGCCGATGCAGAATTGTTAGTGGATCAATATCAACACCTCAACCTCATTTTCATTGATGTTCCTTCTAACAGCCAAGTGAACTATGTTTGTGGTGACCATGCGGAGGGAGCAAAACTGGCGGCTCAACATCTACTTGAGAGCGGACGAACGGACTTTTTGTTGATCACAGGTCCGAACGAATCCAGCGCCTCAAAGATTCGTCATCAAAGTTGGTTAGCCGCGTTATCAGATGCAGATAGTAAGGTGAAGTATCAATATCAAGGAAACTGGCAAGCAGAAAGTGGTTATCTTGGCGTTCGAGAAGCTGTCGCTAAACAAACCCGATTTGATGCCGTGCTAGTCGCAAGTGACCAAATGGCGTTAGGAGTATTACGCGCGCTACAAGAACTGCAAATCAAAGTGCCCGAAAAAGTCGCGGTCGTCGGCTTTGATGGCATCGAAGACAGCGCTTTTTTTAACCCGCCACTCACCACAATCAAACAAGACTTTACCACGATAGGTCGACAGGCTGTGGTTATTGCAGAGAAGCTCAGCGCGAACTCACAAGATGCCCTATTACAGCAACATATTGAAACTCAACTGATTCACAGAGAGAGTAGCCAATCTAAAGTCACTGCTCACTATGAAAAACAACAGATAGAACAACTATTGAGTAAAATTCACAGCTTACTGCCTGAATAG
- a CDS encoding alpha-galactosidase gives MNEFIHLKSKNHSLIIKSGRVPEVLHWGAKIASIDEDLLLSTERPISQARLDVDVPLSLCPELGSGHFNAPGIEGHREGLDWAPVFKTVRYDAQDQEVSFLLEDKVTLLEIKVEIKLDFESDVVQKRVTVINKGSNKYYLNKLSSTLPLPNHANELMTFHGRWCHEFQTQRQRFEHGGFMQENRRGRTSHENFPGMFAGTQGFSEQHGLVWGFHLGWSGNHQMRADVRSDGRRFVQAGELLLAGESILEPEATYQTPWLYGCYSNSGLNGIAQRFQQFVRDNIIKFPTEKPRPVHLNTWEGIYFDHKPDCIMKMATEAGVMGVERFIIDDGWFVGRDGERTALGDWYLDEVKYPNGLEPVIEHVNQQGMEFGLWVEPEMVSQDSNLYLNHPDWVLGLQGYHQPSGRWQYVLDLQNEACFNYLYERLNALLTRYNITYLKWDMNRELVQPGHQGKAAVHGQTKALYRLVDELNLAHPEVEIESCSSGGGRIDFEILKRTHRFWASDCNDALERQAIQKGMSYFFPPEVMGAHIGPAECHSTNRRHSINMRGVTALMGHMGVELDPVKESPEEKQAFSHYISLHKQFRHVLHSGRSFRMDPSDKNQNIYGVENDDEMLITVCQLAMPEYALPSPLRISCVEDNAMYQVKLVDMPKTSFQLMKQRPQWLDKTLTLSGDNLKEIGLTLPILDPESALIVHLKKI, from the coding sequence ATGAACGAATTTATTCACTTAAAGAGTAAAAATCATAGTTTGATCATTAAATCCGGGCGTGTTCCAGAGGTTTTGCATTGGGGAGCAAAGATCGCAAGTATTGATGAAGATCTTCTGCTTTCGACAGAGAGACCGATTTCCCAAGCTCGACTTGATGTGGATGTGCCTCTCTCTCTTTGTCCTGAGTTAGGCAGTGGGCACTTTAACGCTCCAGGCATTGAAGGTCATAGAGAAGGGCTTGATTGGGCTCCCGTCTTTAAGACCGTTCGTTACGATGCTCAAGATCAAGAAGTGAGTTTCCTCCTTGAAGACAAGGTTACTCTGCTGGAGATTAAGGTTGAGATCAAACTGGATTTCGAATCTGACGTCGTCCAAAAGCGTGTAACCGTCATCAATAAAGGCAGCAACAAATACTACCTGAATAAGCTGTCTTCAACGCTGCCGTTACCGAATCATGCTAACGAACTCATGACGTTCCATGGCCGTTGGTGTCATGAGTTCCAAACGCAACGTCAGCGCTTTGAACACGGTGGCTTCATGCAAGAAAACCGTCGTGGTCGCACATCTCACGAGAATTTTCCGGGGATGTTTGCAGGGACTCAAGGGTTCTCAGAGCAACATGGTTTGGTATGGGGATTTCATTTGGGCTGGAGCGGTAACCACCAAATGCGCGCGGATGTTCGTAGTGATGGTCGCCGCTTTGTTCAAGCGGGAGAGTTATTGCTAGCGGGTGAATCGATTCTAGAACCAGAGGCTACTTATCAGACACCTTGGCTCTATGGTTGTTACAGCAATTCGGGCTTGAACGGTATTGCTCAGCGTTTTCAGCAATTTGTTCGCGACAACATTATTAAATTCCCAACCGAAAAACCTCGTCCCGTTCATTTAAACACATGGGAAGGGATCTATTTTGATCACAAGCCTGACTGCATCATGAAGATGGCAACGGAAGCGGGCGTGATGGGCGTTGAACGTTTCATTATTGATGATGGTTGGTTTGTGGGGCGTGATGGTGAACGTACCGCACTGGGCGACTGGTATTTGGATGAGGTGAAATATCCAAATGGCTTAGAGCCTGTGATTGAACATGTAAACCAACAGGGTATGGAGTTTGGCCTTTGGGTTGAACCTGAGATGGTAAGCCAAGATTCTAATCTTTACCTAAATCATCCTGATTGGGTGCTTGGTTTACAAGGGTATCATCAACCATCTGGCCGTTGGCAGTACGTGTTAGACCTACAAAATGAAGCGTGTTTTAACTATTTGTATGAACGCCTCAATGCGCTGCTGACTCGGTACAACATCACTTATTTAAAGTGGGATATGAACCGAGAGTTGGTTCAACCTGGGCATCAAGGTAAGGCTGCGGTGCATGGTCAAACTAAAGCGCTATATCGCCTTGTTGATGAGTTGAATCTAGCGCACCCAGAAGTCGAGATTGAATCTTGTTCTTCGGGCGGCGGCCGTATCGATTTTGAAATTCTAAAACGAACCCATCGTTTCTGGGCATCGGATTGTAATGATGCCTTAGAGCGCCAAGCCATTCAGAAAGGCATGAGTTACTTCTTCCCACCAGAAGTGATGGGGGCGCACATCGGCCCAGCAGAATGCCACTCAACCAACCGTCGTCACAGCATCAATATGCGTGGTGTAACCGCACTCATGGGGCATATGGGGGTTGAGCTTGACCCTGTTAAAGAATCACCGGAAGAGAAACAAGCATTCTCACATTACATTTCACTGCATAAGCAATTTCGTCATGTTTTGCATTCAGGCCGCAGTTTCCGAATGGATCCTTCGGACAAAAATCAGAACATTTATGGCGTTGAAAATGACGATGAAATGCTGATCACCGTGTGCCAATTAGCGATGCCTGAATATGCTCTGCCTTCGCCACTTCGTATTAGCTGCGTGGAAGACAACGCGATGTATCAAGTGAAGTTAGTGGACATGCCAAAAACCAGTTTCCAGTTGATGAAACAACGCCCTCAATGGCTCGACAAAACGTTAACCCTGAGTGGCGATAACCTCAAGGAGATTGGATTGACCTTACCGATTCTAGACCCAGAGTCAGCCTTGATTGTTCATCTGAAAAAGATATGA
- a CDS encoding solute:sodium symporter family transporter gives MSITVLLSFLLFTGFVVAFTYNKVKNDKNTSQDGFFLGGRSLTGGLIASSLILTNLSATSFVGMSAQAYTHNMSVMGWEVASGVTLVIIALMLVPRYLKQGITTIPDFLESRYDMSVKKFVTLLFLCQYVINILPTTLYAGAVVLGEIFDVQALLNISEFSSIALISATIGLLGFFYAIYGGLKAVVIADTINGVGLIIGGLMIPVFGLMALGDGSFGAGLDTLLYAAPEKLQSVGTETDPLPFSTLFTGLLLVNLYYWGTDQSIIQRALGAKNLKEGQKGVILAGAIKVISPLFLIIPGIIAFHMFGADAGNPDTMYTRLVNEVLPKPLVGFFVAVMFGAILSTFNGVLNSSTTLFALNVYKPLFGQGKTDEELVGKGRIFGVVIAIISVCIAPFIMYAPEGLFQYLQMVAGFFSVPIFTIVFVGYISKRVPALAAKVALVVFVSSYAAMQLVFKTPIHFLHQLAILFVVCTALMFIIGYFMPREDDYVMPVNENIDVTPWAFRFEASAIILYMVLGAYVMFSDVGFVSDDPTIMQVYGVCGIVMLFGIAARLAKRKKALATA, from the coding sequence ATGTCTATTACAGTTCTGCTGTCATTCTTGTTATTTACTGGTTTTGTTGTCGCGTTTACCTACAACAAAGTTAAAAATGACAAGAACACCTCACAAGACGGTTTCTTTCTCGGTGGAAGAAGCTTAACCGGTGGTTTGATTGCCAGCTCCCTAATTTTAACCAACTTGAGCGCGACTAGCTTTGTTGGCATGAGCGCACAAGCCTATACCCACAACATGAGTGTCATGGGTTGGGAAGTAGCGTCTGGTGTCACCTTAGTGATCATCGCTCTGATGTTAGTACCGCGTTACCTCAAGCAAGGGATCACGACGATTCCAGACTTCTTAGAGAGTCGTTACGACATGTCGGTGAAGAAGTTTGTGACGTTACTTTTCTTGTGCCAGTACGTCATCAATATCTTGCCAACCACACTTTATGCCGGTGCCGTTGTTCTCGGTGAGATCTTTGATGTTCAAGCTCTGCTTAATATTTCAGAATTCAGCTCGATAGCCTTAATTTCAGCGACGATCGGTCTACTTGGTTTCTTTTACGCGATTTATGGTGGACTCAAAGCGGTTGTGATTGCCGATACTATTAATGGTGTTGGTCTTATTATTGGCGGCTTGATGATCCCTGTTTTTGGCTTGATGGCTCTAGGTGATGGCAGTTTTGGGGCTGGCTTAGATACGCTGTTGTACGCTGCGCCAGAGAAACTGCAATCGGTTGGTACTGAGACCGATCCACTGCCGTTCTCAACCTTGTTTACCGGTCTTCTACTTGTGAACCTTTACTACTGGGGTACGGATCAATCCATCATTCAACGCGCATTAGGTGCAAAGAACTTAAAAGAAGGTCAGAAAGGGGTAATCCTTGCGGGTGCGATTAAGGTTATCTCTCCGTTGTTCCTAATCATTCCAGGCATCATCGCTTTTCACATGTTTGGTGCTGATGCGGGTAACCCTGACACCATGTACACGCGCTTGGTAAACGAAGTATTACCTAAGCCTTTAGTTGGCTTCTTTGTTGCGGTTATGTTTGGTGCCATCCTAAGTACATTTAATGGTGTACTTAACAGTTCGACCACTCTATTTGCATTGAATGTCTACAAACCTTTGTTTGGTCAAGGTAAAACGGATGAAGAACTGGTGGGTAAAGGCCGTATCTTCGGCGTTGTGATCGCGATTATCTCGGTATGTATCGCACCATTCATCATGTACGCACCAGAAGGTTTGTTCCAATACCTACAAATGGTAGCGGGCTTCTTCAGTGTGCCAATTTTCACTATCGTGTTTGTGGGTTACATCTCTAAACGTGTGCCAGCTCTAGCGGCTAAAGTGGCATTGGTGGTATTTGTAAGTTCATACGCTGCGATGCAGTTAGTGTTCAAAACACCTATTCACTTCTTACACCAATTGGCGATTCTGTTTGTTGTATGTACGGCGCTGATGTTCATTATTGGTTACTTTATGCCACGTGAAGATGATTATGTGATGCCTGTAAATGAAAACATTGATGTTACGCCTTGGGCGTTCCGTTTCGAAGCTTCGGCTATCATTCTCTACATGGTATTAGGTGCGTACGTGATGTTCTCTGATGTTGGTTTTGTCTCGGATGATCCAACCATCATGCAAGTCTACGGTGTGTGCGGCATTGTGATGCTGTTTGGTATTGCAGCACGCTTAGCAAAGCGTAAGAAAGCACTTGCGACCGCGTAG
- a CDS encoding MATE family efflux transporter, with product MPTADSTLNKRMGIVALTWPIFIEVLLRTALNTSDVFMLSGYSDKAVSAVGVISQISFFLIIVSTMVSSGTGILIAQYNGASRDEESAHVGVASIVLAIITGLLLSIIATLGAEYFIPLYQLEAQVEQYAQEYLFISGALTFNVTIGVVLTTILRSHGYSKSPMIINLIAGVINVLGNYCVLYQPFGLPVYGVQGVAASTVISQMIGLLILIGVVRNKGIDLPLKQFKFVPKAIYQKIIKIGSMNAGEVLSYNMAQITITFFIVQMGTSSLAAFTYAQNIARLSFAFALAIGQGSQIQTGYYIGKGWIDEITSRVQRYFVVGFIASTSITCMVYIFRFEILDLFTQDPEIIALAALLIAGSILLEAGRVFNLIFISCLKATGDIKFPVKMGVLSMWGIGVAMSYLLGVHWGYGVFGAWMAIAMDEWFRGIIMAYRWRAKKWIRFSF from the coding sequence ATGCCTACTGCTGATTCCACCCTAAATAAACGCATGGGAATCGTTGCGCTCACCTGGCCAATTTTTATCGAAGTTCTTTTAAGAACAGCCCTCAACACCAGTGATGTCTTCATGCTATCTGGATACTCAGACAAAGCCGTGTCTGCCGTTGGTGTTATCTCTCAGATATCTTTTTTCCTGATCATCGTCTCGACCATGGTCAGTAGTGGAACTGGCATATTAATCGCGCAATACAACGGTGCTTCTCGCGACGAAGAGAGCGCTCATGTGGGTGTGGCGAGTATTGTATTAGCCATCATTACAGGCCTGTTACTGAGCATTATCGCCACTCTTGGCGCTGAGTATTTTATCCCTCTTTATCAACTTGAAGCTCAAGTGGAACAATACGCTCAAGAGTACCTATTTATCAGCGGTGCTCTCACCTTTAACGTGACGATTGGCGTTGTGCTAACGACGATTCTGCGCAGTCATGGCTACTCTAAGTCACCGATGATCATCAACTTAATAGCAGGTGTTATTAACGTACTGGGTAACTATTGCGTGTTGTACCAACCTTTTGGCCTACCAGTGTACGGTGTACAAGGCGTTGCTGCATCAACGGTCATTAGCCAAATGATTGGCCTATTGATCTTAATCGGTGTTGTAAGAAATAAAGGAATAGACTTACCTCTTAAGCAGTTCAAATTCGTACCTAAAGCTATCTATCAAAAAATCATTAAGATCGGCTCAATGAATGCGGGTGAGGTACTGTCTTACAACATGGCGCAAATCACAATTACCTTCTTCATAGTGCAGATGGGAACCTCGTCATTGGCGGCGTTCACCTATGCACAAAACATCGCACGTCTCTCTTTTGCGTTTGCTTTAGCTATCGGCCAAGGGAGCCAAATTCAAACAGGCTACTACATTGGAAAGGGCTGGATAGATGAAATTACGAGCCGGGTACAACGCTACTTTGTGGTTGGCTTCATCGCCTCAACTAGCATAACTTGTATGGTCTATATTTTCCGTTTTGAGATCCTAGATCTATTCACTCAAGATCCTGAAATCATCGCCCTTGCTGCATTACTTATTGCCGGGTCAATCTTGTTAGAAGCTGGCCGTGTTTTTAACCTGATCTTCATCTCATGTCTAAAAGCGACAGGCGACATTAAGTTCCCTGTAAAGATGGGAGTATTGAGCATGTGGGGCATTGGGGTTGCAATGAGCTATTTGCTTGGTGTGCACTGGGGCTACGGTGTATTTGGTGCCTGGATGGCTATCGCGATGGACGAATGGTTCCGAGGAATCATCATGGCGTATCGTTGGCGAGCAAAGAAATGGATTCGATTCTCATTCTAG
- a CDS encoding ABC transporter ATP-binding protein, whose translation MADISLKQVIKRYGDVQTIHGVDLEINNGEFVVFVGPSGCGKSTLLRLVAGLEEITEGEIHIGDDLVNDVDPAERGVAMVFQSYALYPHMTVEENMGFGLKMNGVAKEVVEKQVTGAAKTLQLEPLLKRKPKELSGGQRQRVAIGRAIVRNPRVFLFDEPLSNLDAELRVDMRLQIAKLHQDLQNTMIYVTHDQVEAMTLADKIVVLRDGRVEQVGSPLELYHSPQNEFVAGFIGSPKMNFLPCLVNNISETHAQLTVNGSSKITLPLPSGGLAEGQKLTLGIRPEHLEINGESDITIEFQSEVVERLGNSTYMFGQSCGVDSFKVHLPGDQEVTRYQSLNLNFSSKDCHLFDAEGQRIN comes from the coding sequence ATGGCTGATATCAGCTTAAAACAGGTCATCAAACGATATGGTGATGTTCAAACGATCCATGGTGTTGATCTAGAAATAAATAATGGCGAGTTCGTCGTATTCGTTGGTCCGTCTGGTTGTGGTAAATCAACCCTCTTACGCTTAGTTGCTGGCTTGGAAGAGATTACTGAAGGTGAGATCCATATCGGTGATGATCTTGTAAACGATGTCGATCCTGCCGAACGTGGTGTCGCAATGGTATTTCAGTCTTATGCCCTTTATCCGCACATGACTGTTGAAGAAAACATGGGCTTTGGCCTGAAAATGAACGGGGTCGCCAAGGAAGTCGTCGAGAAACAGGTCACGGGCGCAGCCAAAACGCTTCAGTTGGAACCTTTATTGAAACGTAAACCTAAAGAATTGTCAGGTGGACAACGTCAACGTGTTGCTATTGGTCGAGCAATTGTTCGTAACCCGAGAGTGTTCTTATTCGACGAACCTTTGTCTAACCTAGATGCAGAACTCCGTGTCGATATGCGCTTACAAATCGCCAAATTACATCAAGATCTGCAAAATACCATGATCTATGTAACGCACGATCAAGTGGAAGCCATGACGCTTGCCGACAAAATAGTCGTACTTAGAGATGGCCGAGTTGAACAAGTTGGTTCGCCACTCGAACTGTATCACTCTCCTCAAAATGAGTTTGTGGCCGGCTTTATTGGCTCCCCGAAAATGAACTTCTTACCTTGTTTGGTCAATAACATCTCTGAGACTCATGCTCAACTGACCGTAAATGGCTCGAGTAAAATTACTCTACCACTGCCAAGTGGTGGCCTTGCAGAAGGGCAAAAACTCACTCTCGGTATTCGACCTGAACATTTAGAGATTAATGGCGAGTCGGATATCACCATTGAGTTCCAGAGTGAGGTCGTAGAAAGGCTAGGCAACAGCACTTATATGTTTGGTCAGTCTTGTGGTGTAGACAGCTTTAAAGTTCATCTGCCCGGAGATCAAGAGGTCACTCGCTATCAGTCTCTCAATCTAAATTTCTCATCAAAAGATTGTCATCTGTTTGATGCTGAAGGGCAGAGAATTAATTAA
- a CDS encoding carbohydrate ABC transporter permease, which translates to MEQSVKTIYPQNRTPSAKKKRRISSKVSPWLFLAPAIAIFSLYVIYPILDSIWLSFFEWDGLGEKEWVGLENYRELFDSEAFYTSLTNNFLWLIFFMLAPPCGLAIALFLNQQVRGIRVVKSLFFFPFVISQVVVGLVFAWFYDPSFGLFNIALGAFGIEPISILADEDYVTYGIIAAGLWPQISYCMILYLTGLNNLDPEQLEAARLDGAKKWRMLWYVVLPQLRPATFIAVVVTVIGALRSFDLVATMTAGGPWGSSTVLAYQMYEESIFNYRMGYGAAVSVVLFLIMDVYIAYFLWRMLRSEK; encoded by the coding sequence ATGGAGCAATCTGTGAAAACGATATACCCACAAAATCGCACCCCGTCAGCGAAGAAGAAAAGACGCATAAGCTCTAAGGTGTCGCCTTGGCTGTTCTTAGCCCCGGCTATCGCTATCTTCTCTCTCTACGTTATCTATCCAATCTTGGACAGTATTTGGCTTAGCTTCTTTGAATGGGATGGGCTAGGTGAAAAAGAGTGGGTAGGGCTGGAAAACTATCGTGAACTGTTTGATTCCGAGGCTTTCTACACTTCTCTAACGAATAACTTCCTTTGGTTGATCTTCTTTATGCTTGCGCCACCTTGTGGCTTGGCGATTGCCCTTTTTCTAAACCAACAAGTGAGAGGTATTCGTGTCGTCAAATCCCTATTTTTCTTCCCGTTTGTTATTTCTCAAGTGGTGGTCGGCCTTGTATTTGCTTGGTTCTATGACCCGTCATTTGGTCTTTTTAACATTGCATTAGGTGCGTTTGGTATTGAACCTATTTCGATTCTCGCCGATGAAGATTATGTGACTTATGGAATTATTGCCGCTGGTTTATGGCCACAAATCTCCTACTGCATGATCTTGTATTTAACGGGTTTGAATAACCTAGATCCAGAACAGCTAGAAGCCGCTCGCCTTGATGGGGCGAAGAAGTGGCGGATGTTGTGGTATGTGGTATTGCCGCAATTAAGACCGGCGACATTTATTGCTGTTGTGGTGACGGTGATTGGTGCCCTGCGTTCTTTCGATTTAGTGGCAACCATGACGGCGGGTGGACCTTGGGGAAGCTCGACGGTACTGGCGTATCAAATGTATGAAGAGTCGATCTTTAACTATCGAATGGGTTACGGAGCCGCGGTTTCCGTGGTGCTGTTTCTGATCATGGATGTCTATATCGCTTACTTCTTGTGGCGCATGTTAAGGAGTGAAAAATAA
- a CDS encoding carbohydrate ABC transporter permease — protein MFPQPIQKAGRFTNISYRVALPISIVMWLLPLIAVMMTSIRSMDDINKGNYWGWPNEIQFIENYTQVFTSTSMGQYLINSLIITLPAVAGAVALSTLAGYALAKYNFKANVWIFAMFIAGNFVPFQILMIPVRDLTIGLGLYDTHWALIFFHIAFQAGFCTLFMRNFIVGIPDALIEAARVEGVSEWKIFWHVVLPLVRPALAALAVLVFTFIWNDFFWALVLVQSDEVRPVTAGLSSLQGQWLASWQFMSAGAVVAAIPPVVLFFTMQKHFIAGLTLGATKG, from the coding sequence ATGTTCCCGCAACCAATTCAAAAAGCCGGTCGCTTTACTAATATCAGTTACCGAGTCGCGCTACCTATCTCGATAGTGATGTGGTTACTGCCACTTATTGCTGTGATGATGACATCGATTCGCTCGATGGATGATATCAATAAGGGTAACTACTGGGGGTGGCCGAACGAGATTCAGTTCATTGAGAACTACACCCAAGTTTTTACCTCGACCTCGATGGGGCAGTACTTAATCAATAGTTTGATTATTACATTGCCAGCGGTCGCAGGGGCTGTCGCTCTTTCGACTTTGGCTGGGTACGCCTTGGCGAAATACAACTTCAAAGCCAATGTTTGGATCTTTGCGATGTTTATCGCGGGCAACTTTGTTCCGTTCCAAATTTTGATGATTCCAGTGCGTGATTTAACCATTGGATTGGGTTTATACGATACTCATTGGGCGCTGATTTTCTTCCATATCGCTTTCCAAGCCGGTTTTTGCACTTTGTTCATGCGTAACTTTATTGTTGGTATTCCCGATGCTTTGATTGAAGCAGCACGAGTTGAAGGAGTCAGTGAGTGGAAAATATTTTGGCACGTGGTACTGCCTCTGGTTCGCCCTGCATTAGCGGCGTTAGCAGTCTTGGTGTTTACCTTTATTTGGAATGACTTTTTCTGGGCGTTGGTATTGGTTCAGAGCGACGAAGTCCGCCCTGTGACTGCTGGTCTTAGTTCACTGCAAGGCCAATGGTTAGCATCTTGGCAATTTATGTCTGCTGGTGCGGTAGTGGCAGCCATTCCACCAGTGGTTCTGTTTTTTACTATGCAGAAACACTTTATTGCAGGCCTAACATTGGGAGCAACGAAAGGATAA